The sequence CATCCTTCGCCTGTTCCAGCCGTTTCGGCATGCCTGCCAACAGCTGGATTGCACGTCTCAATGAATCCTGATCAACTGCCTCCGGGTGGTCCCGTAATACTCTGTGCAGGACCGCCCGGCTATTCATAATTTTGGCAGCAATAAAGCGTCGGGACAACCGAACAGCCGTATTATTATCATCCGACCAGCGGTATTGTGTCCGCCGAAGCAGCACATTACCGGACACATTGCCGGTCACACGCCCCATAAACTTGCCGTATCCGGTCAAAAAGGAAAGGGCTACGCCGCGTTCACAGCACAAGTACATAAGTTTCGGGCTTGCACCCGCAAAACCGAAACAAACAATGCCCTCCAGATTATGCACTGGAATGCGAAATTTAATCTCGTCTTGGGCTTTAATCAAAACATTTTCACCGTCACAAGCCAAATAGGCATCAGGCATGGTCACATAAAGTGTATTCAGAAGCCGTCTCAACGATCCTCCTCCTCTACACAGCACATCCGTGCTAAATAAGCTTCCACTGAACGGTGCTGCGTCATCCAGTACGGCTGACATTGCTCAACCAGCGAGCATTGGGAGCAATGCTTTCCTTTTTTTGCTTTTGGTGTTATTCCTTCCCGGAATAATTGATGCATCCGTTGGGTAAGAGCGACTGTATGCTGGCGAAGAGTTGCGTCTATGGCTATTGATTCCCGATGCTTAGTTTGTCCATAAAAGAGGAACCCTGAAACAACGGATACCTGCATCATCTCTTCCAGCGCCATAGCCTGCGCACACAACTGTACCGCATCCCGATCATCTCGCTTCGGACGTCCCCGCTTGTATTCTACAGGAGCCGGTCGCCACCATCCGGTACGGTCTTCCAACCGGCACACTTTGCCTGCTTCATACTCCTTACTTTGATAAAACTCCACAACATCCGCGATGCCCCGCAACCCAAGAGTGTGAGAGACCAAGGGCATCGCCCTGACCACGCGGAGTGTTTTCCTGCTTTCATCCTCAAAGGGATCATCCGTACGTTCGTGCAAATGCTTACCTTCTACCGTCCGGACATTCTCCGACCAAACCTGTTCGATATGAATCAGCGCCCACTGCCGTTCGCAGAAGGCCATGTGCTGAATGCCGGAGAGCATGAGGAAATCGTCTTCTGAATAAATAGCCATTATTATTTATACTCTAAGGTCATTTGCCACAACCTTTTCCCTTCATACTTATGAAATTATTTCTGGAATGCATTTCGTCAGAACATTGATAGCCCATAGTCATCGATCGAACATGGGGTGTCTGCTTTCGCAATAATATGTAAAACACGTTAACCATTACGGAGATCCCCTTTGGTATTTTTTCAGAATCAATAAATTAGACTATCAAGACTTCCCCGCTATACTTCTTCAATTTCACAATACCCGCCATATAGCCAAGAAAATCATCATAGTCAAGATTCCACCTATATATGTTATCTACTACCATAGGCGTCTTCAGTTCATCTAATTTGAATTTAGCAATTTGAACTGAAACTTTTTGCAAATTGCGCCAATTTATTTTGCCATATTTCAGTTGTTCTGCTACAGTAGCATCGACCACAACAAGACGCGTATCGGTGTCAATAACTTTAAAGTCATGTTCTACTTGACGAAACTCCTGAATGCTTTCATTGTCAACCAAACTCTTGTGCTTTCCCGATAGCCCATACAGCGCAATTTCATCAACTATAGATTGTGTACTGAGTTCTGGGGAAATCGTTTTGTTAATTTCAAAATACCCTTTCAGAACAGAAGCTGACTCTTTTAAGCCCGGATTAAGCTTCAACATTCCGTCCTCGG is a genomic window of Veillonellales bacterium containing:
- the cas4 gene encoding CRISPR-associated protein Cas4, which encodes MAIYSEDDFLMLSGIQHMAFCERQWALIHIEQVWSENVRTVEGKHLHERTDDPFEDESRKTLRVVRAMPLVSHTLGLRGIADVVEFYQSKEYEAGKVCRLEDRTGWWRPAPVEYKRGRPKRDDRDAVQLCAQAMALEEMMQVSVVSGFLFYGQTKHRESIAIDATLRQHTVALTQRMHQLFREGITPKAKKGKHCSQCSLVEQCQPYWMTQHRSVEAYLARMCCVEEEDR